In Streptomyces sp. NBC_01717, one DNA window encodes the following:
- a CDS encoding helix-turn-helix domain-containing protein yields the protein MTTATAELLTVPEVMARLKLGRSTVYDLIRSRRLTSITIGRSRRIPADAVRDFIVHEIEEAA from the coding sequence ATGACCACCGCCACCGCCGAACTGCTGACCGTGCCCGAGGTCATGGCGCGGCTCAAGCTCGGACGCTCCACGGTCTACGACCTGATCCGCTCGCGCCGACTGACTTCGATCACCATCGGCCGGTCCCGGCGCATCCCCGCAGACGCCGTGCGGGACTTCATCGTCCACGAGATCGAGGAAGCGGCCTGA
- a CDS encoding AAA family ATPase — translation MENVRHLEPRDQADPHGQMRDDMEAELDVIGGCLHNPRHIPSVRTILQGGDFARPAHELIWNALGHLYDTGAPITPVALRIELESRKQLTRAGGLAYLVQVGDHTGGGEPAYFAEKVRAASDLRAEADLGRRIVQQATAPDAEPGTAVTFIDDYLQRQKERAAGRSGDPADALLAELLDASSLDNMPTLEPLVGDLLHLDTLARIIGPSGHMKSFVTIDLAGHVGTGMKWHGHHVRQGTVVYLVAEGARGIRQRVRAWEKHYGQKMHGVLFLPRPVQARGPEWDTLIEAMRRLQPAMIVIDTQARVSVGVEENSNTELGIVIERMDDLRRATEACVLLIHHTGHVGEHGRGASAAKGALQSEMHVSKKGDNAKNIVVTMKVGKQKDSEEGADLQFGLKVVTLDGEHKPDGRPVTSVVLESLDQRPDVPAIGTPEWLVRRLDTDRVDMRWGGPRVIEWCRSRGIQMRKDKIEEAIRIRKRRGSFEELQDARNDLPPDLPPSTFNQTPPDLGGTPGEFDENPRSNIPPQTGGGQGDGPSKPPSPRSPSREGGGVGEDEKNTTPDTPLCTICDTELQPLRAERGYTTHLGCDPETGSHPNTAA, via the coding sequence GTGGAGAACGTCCGCCACCTCGAACCGCGCGACCAGGCGGACCCGCACGGCCAGATGCGGGACGACATGGAAGCCGAGTTGGACGTGATCGGCGGCTGCCTGCACAACCCCAGGCATATCCCCTCCGTCCGCACCATCCTCCAGGGCGGCGACTTTGCCCGCCCCGCCCATGAGTTGATCTGGAACGCGCTCGGCCACCTTTACGACACCGGCGCCCCTATCACCCCCGTCGCCCTGCGCATCGAGCTGGAGAGCCGTAAGCAGCTCACCCGCGCCGGGGGCCTCGCCTACCTCGTCCAGGTCGGCGACCACACCGGCGGCGGAGAGCCCGCCTACTTTGCCGAGAAAGTCCGCGCCGCCTCCGACCTCCGCGCAGAGGCCGACCTCGGCCGCCGCATCGTCCAGCAGGCCACCGCCCCCGACGCCGAACCCGGCACCGCCGTCACGTTCATTGATGACTACCTCCAGCGGCAGAAGGAGCGCGCCGCCGGCCGCTCCGGTGACCCCGCTGATGCCCTCCTCGCCGAGCTCCTCGACGCGTCCAGCCTCGACAACATGCCCACCCTGGAACCCCTCGTCGGCGACCTCCTGCACCTCGACACCCTCGCCCGCATCATCGGCCCGTCCGGGCACATGAAGAGTTTCGTAACGATCGACCTCGCCGGGCATGTTGGCACCGGCATGAAGTGGCACGGCCACCACGTCCGGCAGGGCACCGTGGTCTACCTCGTCGCCGAGGGTGCCCGCGGCATCCGCCAGCGCGTCCGCGCGTGGGAGAAGCACTACGGGCAGAAGATGCACGGCGTCCTCTTCCTCCCCCGCCCCGTCCAGGCCCGCGGACCCGAGTGGGACACCCTCATCGAGGCGATGCGCCGCCTCCAGCCCGCAATGATCGTCATCGACACACAGGCCCGCGTGTCCGTCGGCGTCGAGGAGAACTCCAACACCGAGTTGGGCATCGTCATCGAGAGGATGGATGACCTCCGCCGCGCCACAGAGGCCTGCGTGCTCCTGATCCACCACACCGGGCACGTCGGGGAGCACGGCCGCGGCGCCTCCGCCGCCAAGGGCGCGTTGCAGTCCGAGATGCACGTCTCCAAGAAGGGCGACAACGCCAAGAACATCGTCGTGACCATGAAGGTCGGGAAGCAGAAGGACTCCGAGGAGGGCGCCGACCTCCAGTTCGGGTTGAAGGTCGTCACCCTCGACGGCGAGCACAAGCCCGACGGCCGGCCCGTCACCTCCGTCGTCCTCGAATCCCTCGACCAGCGGCCCGACGTCCCCGCGATCGGCACGCCCGAGTGGCTGGTGCGCCGCCTCGACACCGACCGGGTGGACATGCGTTGGGGAGGGCCCCGCGTCATCGAGTGGTGCCGCAGCAGGGGCATTCAGATGCGCAAGGACAAGATCGAAGAGGCCATCCGAATCCGCAAGCGCCGAGGCTCCTTTGAGGAGCTCCAGGATGCCCGAAATGACCTCCCCCCAGACCTCCCCCCTTCAACTTTCAACCAAACTCCCCCGGATCTTGGGGGGACCCCGGGGGAGTTCGACGAAAACCCCAGGTCAAACATCCCCCCACAGACCGGGGGAGGTCAGGGGGATGGCCCATCAAAACCTCCCTCCCCCCGCTCCCCCTCTAGGGAGGGGGGAGGTGTGGGGGAGGACGAGAAAAACACCACCCCCGACACCCCCCTCTGCACCATCTGCGACACCGAACTCCAACCCCTCCGAGCCGAACGCGGCTACACCACACACCTCGGCTGCGACCCCGAAACCGGCAGCCACCCCAACACCGCCGCCTGA
- a CDS encoding YfdQ family protein: protein MSYPDLRSTTGEAQTIVDTALRTAPPAELEPGRVYAFHTPTGVHKVDLTGDDYRDAPARKTGITTVRDADSFRTYFDKHSDVHSEVYADADRLTVTAVLDAHQPEAPRWNSHVLKLALRETEAWKQWAALDGKLIKQEQFAEFIEDHLPELLEPAAAEMLEIAQSFQATSKVDFKSGTRLATGQRQFEYVETTTAKAGQKGQLTIPETFTIGLVPFEGSEGYKLTARLRYRIVDTQLLIGYKLDRPGDIRDTAFRDVVNAIAEHLDEPVMNGTPA, encoded by the coding sequence ATGAGCTACCCCGACCTCCGCAGCACCACCGGCGAGGCACAGACCATCGTCGACACCGCGCTCCGCACCGCCCCGCCGGCCGAGCTGGAACCCGGCAGGGTCTACGCCTTCCACACCCCGACCGGAGTCCACAAGGTCGACCTCACCGGCGACGACTACCGCGACGCCCCGGCACGCAAGACCGGCATCACCACCGTCCGCGACGCCGACTCCTTCCGTACGTACTTCGACAAGCACAGCGACGTGCACAGCGAGGTCTACGCCGACGCCGACCGCCTCACCGTCACCGCGGTCCTCGACGCCCACCAGCCCGAGGCCCCGCGCTGGAACTCCCACGTCCTCAAGCTCGCCCTCCGCGAAACCGAGGCATGGAAGCAGTGGGCCGCCCTCGACGGCAAGCTCATCAAGCAGGAGCAGTTCGCCGAGTTCATCGAGGACCACCTCCCCGAGCTGCTGGAGCCCGCAGCCGCCGAGATGCTGGAGATCGCGCAGTCGTTCCAGGCCACCTCGAAGGTCGATTTCAAGTCCGGCACCCGACTGGCCACCGGACAGCGGCAGTTCGAGTACGTCGAGACGACGACGGCCAAGGCCGGGCAAAAGGGCCAGCTCACCATCCCGGAGACGTTCACCATCGGCCTCGTTCCGTTCGAAGGGTCCGAGGGCTACAAGCTCACCGCCCGCCTCCGGTACCGCATCGTCGACACCCAGCTCCTCATCGGCTACAAGCTCGACCGCCCCGGCGACATCCGCGACACCGCGTTCCGGGACGTCGTCAACGCGATCGCCGAGCACCTCGACGAGCCCGTCATGAACGGCACCCCCGCCTGA
- a CDS encoding XRE family transcriptional regulator: protein MTNLIRKGEGKPLRAAMKRKGLSAEQLAAATKSVDVTGRGISAATVWKVTGSGSTATTKCRLRTAWLMATAMDEPLQEHFDMPTVSTDTVERSSPNGHSR, encoded by the coding sequence ATGACCAACCTGATCCGCAAGGGCGAAGGCAAGCCACTCCGCGCAGCAATGAAGCGCAAAGGGCTCTCCGCCGAACAGCTCGCAGCGGCCACCAAGTCGGTGGACGTCACCGGGCGCGGGATCAGCGCAGCAACGGTCTGGAAAGTCACCGGGAGCGGGAGCACCGCCACCACAAAGTGTCGACTCCGCACCGCATGGCTCATGGCCACCGCGATGGATGAACCGCTCCAGGAGCACTTCGACATGCCCACAGTTTCAACCGACACAGTTGAAAGGTCTAGTCCCAATGGCCACTCTCGCTGA
- a CDS encoding helix-turn-helix transcriptional regulator produces the protein MATLAERTETLRTVGLAPLLTTAQLMARYGVSNWTVNEWVKDGCPVEPTRFRGRRFDLDKVAAWMAAGPQLAATA, from the coding sequence ATGGCCACTCTCGCTGAACGCACCGAGACGCTCCGCACCGTCGGCCTGGCTCCCCTGCTCACCACCGCTCAGCTAATGGCCCGCTACGGGGTCTCGAACTGGACCGTCAACGAGTGGGTCAAGGACGGGTGCCCCGTCGAGCCCACTCGGTTCCGCGGCCGGCGGTTCGACCTGGACAAGGTCGCCGCCTGGATGGCGGCCGGGCCGCAGCTCGCCGCCACCGCCTGA
- a CDS encoding helix-turn-helix domain-containing protein translates to MENQEQEQPEDLAQLIARLKDQYKVSDSEIARRIGVAPATVNAWVHRKRGGTRGPNKEKLRALAREFPKFTEAQIFAAAGRKTPGPLDPDARERILALIGELTEDQQEMTEIQIRALVERNRSSAS, encoded by the coding sequence GTGGAAAACCAGGAGCAGGAGCAGCCCGAGGATCTCGCGCAGCTGATCGCCCGTCTCAAGGACCAGTACAAGGTCAGCGACTCGGAGATCGCGCGCCGCATCGGCGTTGCCCCGGCCACCGTGAACGCATGGGTCCACCGGAAACGCGGTGGCACGCGCGGCCCCAACAAGGAGAAGCTGCGCGCCCTCGCCCGCGAATTTCCCAAGTTCACCGAGGCGCAGATCTTCGCAGCCGCCGGCCGTAAGACTCCGGGCCCTCTCGACCCCGATGCCCGTGAGAGGATCCTCGCCCTCATCGGTGAACTTACCGAGGATCAGCAGGAGATGACCGAGATCCAGATTCGCGCCCTCGTCGAGCGCAACCGTTCGTCTGCGTCGTGA
- a CDS encoding tyrosine-type recombinase/integrase, with protein MPSQRKRNPNGAGTITKRKDGRYQAAVYVLQPDGTRARKFAYGKTWAECDAKRRELLDKVDQGVPVPTRSARLSEWLPYWLDNIIKPRRKRTTYAKYETHVRLYLVPMLGSKRLESLSVADVRRFLVRLEQQTTAATAKESHRVLRTALTAACREELVLRNVATLVEPPSAEARELSPWSLDETLTFLDSARKDPLYAAFMLAIALGFRRGEVVGLRWENLDLDKREIRVRTQRQRVRGEAYEDDPKGRRRKQTLPLPAICLAPLRWQRMRQTAMRNAAGGQWKETGYVFTTRTGRPIEPRNLYRSFTRVAGTAGLRVIRLHDARHGCATLLTAAGVAPRVVMEILGHSQIAVTMNVYAHVVQDTQREAVSHLDRMLKRRPGRE; from the coding sequence ATGCCATCCCAGCGCAAGCGCAACCCGAATGGTGCGGGCACCATTACCAAGCGCAAGGACGGCCGGTATCAAGCCGCGGTCTACGTCCTCCAGCCGGACGGCACCCGCGCCCGGAAGTTCGCCTACGGCAAGACCTGGGCAGAGTGCGACGCCAAGCGCCGCGAACTGCTCGACAAGGTCGACCAAGGCGTCCCCGTGCCCACCCGTTCGGCCCGGCTCTCCGAGTGGCTGCCCTACTGGCTCGACAACATCATCAAACCGCGCCGCAAGCGCACGACGTACGCGAAGTACGAGACTCACGTCCGGCTCTACCTGGTGCCCATGCTCGGGTCTAAGCGCCTCGAATCACTGAGCGTTGCCGATGTCCGACGCTTCCTCGTCCGCCTGGAGCAGCAGACCACCGCGGCAACCGCGAAGGAATCGCACCGGGTGCTGCGCACCGCTCTGACCGCTGCCTGCCGGGAAGAGCTCGTCTTGCGGAATGTGGCGACCCTCGTCGAACCGCCCTCGGCCGAGGCTCGGGAGCTGTCGCCCTGGTCACTGGACGAGACGCTGACGTTCCTCGACTCTGCCCGAAAGGACCCGCTGTACGCGGCCTTCATGCTCGCCATCGCGCTCGGCTTCCGCCGTGGTGAGGTCGTGGGGCTCCGCTGGGAAAACCTCGACCTCGACAAGCGAGAGATCCGCGTCCGTACCCAACGCCAGCGTGTCCGTGGTGAGGCGTACGAAGACGATCCCAAGGGACGACGCAGGAAGCAGACACTCCCCCTGCCCGCCATCTGCCTCGCTCCCCTGCGCTGGCAAAGGATGCGGCAGACAGCCATGCGCAACGCTGCCGGTGGCCAGTGGAAGGAGACCGGCTACGTCTTCACCACTCGTACCGGCCGGCCGATCGAGCCGCGCAACCTGTACCGCTCGTTCACCAGGGTCGCCGGGACCGCCGGGCTCCGCGTGATCCGGCTACACGACGCCCGCCACGGCTGCGCGACCCTGCTGACCGCTGCCGGGGTGGCTCCCCGCGTCGTGATGGAGATCCTCGGGCACAGCCAGATCGCCGTCACGATGAACGTCTACGCCCACGTCGTCCAGGACACCCAGCGCGAGGCAGTGAGCCACCTGGACCGCATGCTGAAGCGGCGTCCCGGCCGTGAGTGA
- a CDS encoding recombination directionality factor, giving the protein MPILDLQMRMRQLGEIRIGHAVDTGRTDKNGKPIKRPAKLNAFRFTSPSRQILASVAELYGGEVKPWTPANGGPSEFEVYSTSNRLPVLIPPRDAVSQWYEMYAGSKCVRRCDGQVEQKSDRPCMCNPDKRTCKITTRVNIMLRDVPALGQWLLISKGFYAGVTLPPAAELLAQAGGYVAGWLGMEEKLVVGEDGPNRFSIPTLDVEITPTELMAGNITGAPAVASGPERVAITGGRPDYAALAAVAKTSEAVADLYRQAVAAKHMDKDLAATLTSRGEALKPKPTPEDVKDVTDAAGENGWAPEPHQDGPGEVIHDVEVVEDDDVEDLWFRIIAAAGVHGMTTAEVEAEFAKSNGGQLPATATATALRAFLATLKGGRA; this is encoded by the coding sequence ATGCCCATCCTCGACCTCCAGATGCGGATGCGTCAGCTCGGCGAAATCCGTATCGGTCACGCCGTCGACACCGGCCGCACCGACAAGAACGGCAAGCCCATCAAGCGGCCTGCCAAGCTCAACGCGTTCCGCTTCACCAGCCCATCCCGCCAGATCCTCGCGTCCGTCGCCGAGCTGTACGGCGGCGAGGTCAAGCCGTGGACCCCGGCGAACGGCGGCCCGTCGGAGTTCGAGGTCTACTCCACCTCGAACCGGCTGCCCGTCCTCATCCCGCCGCGTGACGCCGTGTCCCAGTGGTACGAGATGTACGCCGGATCCAAGTGCGTGCGCCGATGCGACGGACAGGTCGAGCAGAAGTCCGACCGGCCATGCATGTGCAACCCGGACAAGCGCACCTGCAAGATCACCACCCGCGTCAACATCATGCTCCGCGACGTGCCCGCCCTCGGCCAATGGCTCCTCATCAGCAAAGGGTTCTACGCCGGGGTAACGCTCCCGCCCGCCGCCGAACTCCTCGCGCAGGCCGGCGGATATGTCGCCGGGTGGCTCGGCATGGAGGAGAAACTCGTCGTCGGCGAGGACGGCCCGAACCGGTTCTCTATCCCGACCCTCGATGTGGAGATCACTCCGACCGAGCTGATGGCCGGGAACATCACCGGAGCCCCGGCGGTGGCGTCCGGCCCGGAACGCGTCGCGATCACCGGCGGGCGCCCGGACTACGCGGCACTGGCTGCTGTCGCCAAGACCTCCGAGGCTGTCGCCGACCTGTATCGGCAGGCAGTCGCCGCCAAGCACATGGACAAGGACTTGGCCGCGACGCTCACCTCCCGCGGTGAGGCCCTCAAGCCCAAGCCCACGCCGGAGGACGTCAAGGACGTCACCGACGCGGCAGGAGAGAACGGGTGGGCACCGGAGCCGCACCAGGACGGGCCCGGCGAGGTCATCCATGACGTCGAGGTGGTCGAGGACGACGACGTCGAGGATCTGTGGTTCCGGATCATCGCCGCGGCCGGCGTGCATGGCATGACGACCGCCGAGGTCGAGGCCGAGTTCGCTAAGTCCAACGGCGGGCAGCTCCCGGCCACCGCCACCGCCACCGCGCTCCGCGCGTTCCTCGCCACGTTGAAGGGTGGCCGCGCATGA
- a CDS encoding 3'-5' exonuclease codes for MSWHLGRMAGFDLETTGPDPLAARIVTACIVQCGGGQPVVSAGWLTDVGGETIPDGAARIHGITTERAHAEGVPLAEAVAEILAGLAQVILAGTPVVAMNARYDLTLLDREAERFGLDPLPSGPVVDPFVIDKQVDRYRSGKRNLTALCAHYGVPIGDAHSADADAIAACRVAWRQGTMHAPLAAMGLEQLHRAQVEWAAEQAASLQEHFRKKDPAAVVEGAWPLIPRQQGGAR; via the coding sequence ATGAGCTGGCACCTCGGCCGCATGGCTGGCTTTGACCTCGAAACCACCGGGCCCGACCCGCTCGCAGCCCGCATCGTGACCGCGTGCATCGTCCAGTGCGGCGGCGGGCAACCCGTCGTGTCCGCGGGCTGGCTGACCGACGTCGGCGGGGAGACCATCCCCGACGGGGCCGCACGAATCCACGGCATCACCACCGAGCGCGCCCACGCCGAGGGCGTCCCGCTCGCCGAGGCCGTCGCCGAAATCCTCGCCGGGCTCGCACAGGTCATCCTCGCCGGGACACCGGTCGTCGCGATGAACGCGAGGTACGACCTCACCCTCCTCGACCGCGAGGCCGAGCGGTTCGGCCTCGACCCGCTGCCGAGCGGGCCGGTTGTCGACCCGTTCGTCATCGACAAGCAGGTCGACCGGTACCGGAGCGGCAAGCGCAACCTCACCGCCCTCTGCGCGCACTACGGCGTGCCGATCGGTGACGCGCACTCCGCCGACGCCGACGCCATCGCCGCGTGCCGCGTCGCCTGGAGACAGGGCACCATGCACGCCCCGCTCGCCGCAATGGGGCTGGAACAGCTGCACCGGGCGCAGGTCGAATGGGCAGCCGAGCAGGCCGCATCTCTTCAGGAGCACTTCCGAAAGAAGGACCCGGCCGCCGTCGTCGAGGGCGCCTGGCCGCTCATCCCCCGTCAGCAGGGCGGTGCCCGGTGA
- a CDS encoding tyrosine-type recombinase/integrase → MTTRNRKLSAWTVHVQPKWGKRKLSSITWIQVQDWITNEVKGRATQLKVLELFRHMMVAALRDRRIQVNPTADIQVTAAVSKHPDEMIPPTREQCALIRQHLNEYYQPLIVFAEETGTRWGEFTGLRAANVDLGSATMKVKEVLIDDRGKVYRKAAPKSKAGFRTVPLTPAAVEAVQTMMEMWDPATTESPIGDGRNLHEEELVFRGPRGGALTRPNFRRSWIPAIQAAGLARLVTNPETGRNEWWPKVHDLRHTFATRLKDAGVPEKDVQVVMGHERGGRVTWLYQHAGAELVEEVRAALVAGRALRAVG, encoded by the coding sequence GTGACCACCCGCAACAGGAAACTATCGGCCTGGACGGTCCATGTTCAGCCGAAGTGGGGCAAGCGCAAGCTGAGTTCCATTACCTGGATCCAGGTGCAGGACTGGATCACGAACGAGGTAAAGGGCAGGGCGACACAGCTAAAGGTCCTGGAGCTGTTCCGGCACATGATGGTTGCCGCGCTTCGGGACCGACGAATTCAGGTGAACCCGACTGCCGACATTCAAGTCACCGCGGCAGTGAGTAAGCACCCGGACGAGATGATCCCGCCCACCCGCGAGCAGTGCGCATTGATCCGGCAGCACCTGAACGAGTACTACCAGCCGTTGATTGTGTTCGCGGAGGAGACCGGTACCCGGTGGGGAGAGTTCACCGGCCTCCGGGCTGCCAACGTTGACCTCGGCAGCGCCACGATGAAGGTGAAGGAAGTTCTCATCGATGACCGGGGGAAGGTCTACCGGAAGGCGGCACCCAAGTCGAAGGCCGGTTTCCGCACGGTGCCGCTGACGCCGGCCGCTGTCGAAGCGGTGCAGACCATGATGGAGATGTGGGATCCAGCGACGACGGAGTCCCCGATCGGGGACGGGCGGAACCTGCATGAGGAGGAGCTCGTCTTTCGGGGCCCGCGCGGGGGAGCGCTCACTCGGCCGAACTTCCGGCGCAGCTGGATCCCTGCGATTCAGGCCGCTGGCCTGGCCCGTCTGGTCACGAACCCGGAGACGGGCCGCAACGAGTGGTGGCCGAAGGTGCACGACCTGCGGCATACATTCGCGACGCGACTGAAAGACGCGGGCGTTCCGGAGAAGGATGTTCAGGTCGTGATGGGCCATGAGCGGGGCGGCCGGGTGACGTGGCTGTACCAGCATGCGGGTGCCGAGCTGGTCGAGGAGGTCCGTGCGGCGCTGGTCGCGGGCCGTGCGCTCCGGGCTGTCGGATGA